In the Trichoderma atroviride chromosome 4, complete sequence genome, CGAAAATTACAGCGAAATATAGCAAGTCGGTGGAGGCTTTGGTTTGATAAAAGTTGAATTACCCGTTCCGTaggtatatattaatatGTACATACATGCCCTAGTTGCTAGGGCGAGTTATTTGATTCCGAAGAGTAGCGCCTCGACGCCGAGTCCGTATCCTCGCCATAGTTGCCCGATAACCAATAGCCTGGAGAGACAAGGCAGTTGAGCCTCCAGTCTTCATCAAGGCGGTTTTCATTGTATGAATGACATGATATTCGTTAAGCACGGCGTTGCCAGAGCTCATGATATCGGATAAATGTGTTCTCAGTGATTCGTCGTTCGAGTTGTCCCCGGTAACGGCCTGTAGCTGCTCGGAGCGGTCGTAGCGTTCATCTGCGCCTTCGCCATTCCCTTCGCCATTGCCCTGTCtatcaagctgctgcagctcaatCTCGTCCGTCTCGTTAACCGTCACACCCGAGTCATGCCGTGAAACTCCTCGCTCTTCTGCGTCTAGATCTTCAGGGGAGCGTCCGGGGATGGGCTCAAGAACTCGATTGGAAAGTGGGCGGAATGTCTTGAGTGCAACTCGTAAGCCCTCTCGTTGATTGTGTATCGAAAGCATCAGCGACTGGATGGCAAGGATGATCAAATCAAACAATAGATAGTATAATCTATAGCTGGAAGGCATTTGCCCGACGAAATCGATAATCAACCCCCCCGTGTTGATATCCTCGATGATACTCAGGCCCCAGAGGAAGTGAATCAAAGAGATGCGACAGCATGCATAGTATATTAGGCACTAGTATCACAAGGACGTGTATATGAGTGGCCGGCATGAGCAGAGCGAAGGATTCGTCTTTAGGGGAGAGATACATGTATTGCGGTATGGCGCGCAGGATGAACTTGAGCATCGAGCATCTATATCACAGGAGCCGGATTAGTGTGCGGGTTCCTCCTAAACGAAGCCAATGAGGGCCATTTGGGGACAGCGAGAGGGAGGAAAGTTATGTCAACGCACTCCATATAATACATAGAGCTCAGTTCGGCAAATATGACAAGATCAAGTGTCTTGAGCAAATGTGTGAGAAACCCAAGCTTCTTGGCTAGTCCTGgattctgcttcttcttgctcctcCTCTTATGCTGCCGGCCATTGCTAGACCTCGAGCGCTGCCGTGACCGAGAACGGCCGTGGGTGCCTGCTTCCGCATcgttggtgttgttgttgggtCCGATGGCAGGTGGTGAGAGCCGGTCGGGAATCCGCGCGGAAGACCTAGGCACGGCATCATTGTTCATAGTCGCCTATCATCATCCGGCTCAACTGAGGGGCTTGCTCTGCATCGAAGCAGGCCCAGAGATGGCTCGAGCttgggagaagcagcagccaagcagtCTCTATCGTCGTCAGGGTCACAGGATTTGTGGAGCGCGGGCGTGACAAGGTTGAAGGTTGGCAGATAGCTAACAAGTCTGGCCAGCGGCAAGCAGTGTGTGATGGTCGCGCCTATTGAGCACTTCGGCGGATGGTGGAGTCATGGACAGGCAGCTTATTCGTCACACAAGGGGTTCCTGGTGGCTTATCTCAACCAACTGCTCAGGATCAACACTAAATCCGGCGGCCAGCCTGCGGGACTTTCGGTACGTACTCCGTTGCGGACGGCAGGCCCTCCCCCGCAAAACAGGGTCTCGCATGCCCCACGCAGCTCCATGCCGAccggtacatgtacattggCAGCGGCGGATGACAACACCAGGAATGATGGACTTTGTACTCGCCCGAGCTGGCAGCCCTCGACGTCACAGAACGATGACGCTATGGCCGAACGCGCCACAGAAGAGGAGTTGGGCAGGGGAACGATGCCGATTGCAAACACATGGCGAGATGCCCGCCGGGTCGTTGTCTAAGCCAGTATGTGGTTCCACGTTCGCCCGTCGTTCCCCCTCTATAGATGAGACATTGGCTTCCAATCTTGGAGGATTCGGGGCCAATGCAGGCTGCATACTGGGGATTTGTACTAGTACTCACTATTGCAGTATCAAGATGGGGGTATATTGGCCAATTAGCACTGCCTTAGTAGGTGAATACTGTATGCAACTGCCGGCAAAGATGGTCTCGTGCACACACTTGTGCCTTGTATAGACAATATCGAACCATTTGTCGTCCATTTGTCGTGGCTGACTCAACCGCTGCTCGATCTCCGGGATCAGAAACAGGTCTCATTTTGCTTGGGCATCGATCGGCCTCTCCCTCGCTGTAAAATGGGCTGAGTTTGACATGGAACACCGTCCTAGCGCCGATCGAGACTCCCGCCACAAGTCGACATATGGTAGTGTCAATCGAGCTCGACGTGCGTGTGTCATTCTGGTGTGGTGAGCCGGGACTTCCATTGGCCGGTGTCATTGGTTCTCCGGCAAATGGTCAGAAAGCTTGTCCTGGCTGGCGGCTTTCGTTGTCTTTTCTCATGGAGCTACAACTACTTAAGGAGCTTCCCCTCCCGATTGTTCCCCCTCTCATCTCTATCACTGCCTGAATCATACCACCTCATCAAAACTTGCCTTACTGAACGAGTGAATTATCATTCAATTATAGCCACTGGCGCCCACACCACTAGCCATCATGAACAATCCCGAGCAGACCCAGAACCCTACACCAAACCAGAGCACCCGCCGTCGAGTGAGTCTCTCACCCCGCTCACCGCAACCCCACCGAACACACCGCTGACAGTGCCAATTATCTAGAGCTCTGGCTTCATGCCTGCCTTTGAGGGCCTCTCCCAACATCATCAAAATGCAAACAACAGCGCTCGGCGCCAGAGCATGACCGACCAACAATCCAAGCCGGGCATCTTTGGCCAGCTCTTCCACAAGTTAGTTCATCCGAGCCTCCGGCTGCCTATATGTCTAAATCTCGCCTAACTGTACATCGCAATTAGTACGCTTGGGAGGAATGCCAAGTAATAAACTGCAAACCCATTTGTCATATTCCATCCATTTTGTACCTTTCGCATCGACGGATTACTTTCACGTCCTCAAATTCTTGATTGCATTTGCGTATCTTCCCCTCAGGATGCCTCGCGCATCGGAGTTTCATCAATTGTGACAGCCGCGGAGTTAGGCCGGCAGACAGAATGAGCTCAGTGTAAAGATAAATGATAATAAATATTGTTAAGCAAAGACTGCACGCTGTGAGACCGACGCCCGTCTCTACCCCAGAGTCAATGCGGAGATGCATAAGACTCGCGACTAATGCAACGCTACCAAGGGCCAAGGGCCAATATAGCCGTTGAAAAGAGCCTGTACTCAGCGAGACATGCCATTCTATGTATACCGTCTATGAACTCTAAACCGCATAACTGAGACTCTATCGTGTAATGTATTTATCATGTTAGCCATCTAGCCCTACTTAACTCACACAACAAGGTACGAGAATGATCCAGGAAACAGTTGAAGTGgcatcttgtctttggcTGGCCACTCACCAACAGAAAACTACAGCGTGTGAAAGAGAAGGCCAACGAGGTGTGTAAGTGGAAAACGAGTCGGGTTAACAGCCGAAAGTACTTTGCGATACACTGCGTTGTGCTGGGATGCAAAGTACCTTTCCTGCGACTAGCAATCCTTATCGATAACGACGTGGTGGGCAGCAAATCCACCAGTAGCATAGCAGTCGCAAGAATCTTGACCATCAATCTGGAAAAAAAGTTTCGAAGCGCTCCAACGAGCGAGTGCCGGATGCACCACGCTCTACCGGACTCTCCAAAGTATGTCATGTCGACCGATACTTCGCGACCTTAGATGTCGAAATGACATCGTCTGCCGCTCATGTTTGACTGGCCGCGCAAAGCAGCCGGTGCAGGCTTGGTGGGCTGCTTCATACAGCTCTCAGGCCTCTAGAACAGTGAGCAAGGCAAGACTACGACCCCAATCACGACTCAATGCGGACATCACCCGCCAACCGACTCAGGCCGAACTGGCTGGCTACCTGGAGGGCCTAAAGAGACTGCAGGCCtcggaaaagaagcaaagcgaTGGAGACGACTTTTCTGTCCGATTCTTCGAGCAGGGCGATCGAAGCCGGAAAGAATTGTCCAGTGAGCACGCCTTTGGGGAATCCCTAAGTGGAACTGAAACTGCCGAATTGCGGGACAATCTCTTCAATTTAGGGAGAGGGCTTCGCAACccagaagagagagatgccTTTGGAGAGGTTCTGAACGAGATGGGGGGCGACTGGGGCAAGGCCAGCTCTGCGGACGACGTTGAGAAACTCATAGCGAAATTGGAAGACTATGCACGGTCGATTGACGATAGGATAAAGGAAGAAAGTACCAATCTTCCGAGGGGAGTGTTGGAGCAGCTTGTTGGGGATGTGCCGGAGCTCTCATTGGAGGAGGGTACATCCTCTGACGGAACTCGAGATTCTATACCGCAAGTCCTGATAAACCCAGACGAGATAACAACCAATCGACGCCGAAAACTTAACAAATTCAATTCTATCCTCACCCGATTCGCTCTCGCGGAGAAAGAATCAGGCTTGAAGCCAAAAGCAGTACAGTCGTTATACAAAGCATATCACTCGACCAGATTAGCCTTGGCTCAAAATTGGAGGGACGTCCCCCCCGCTTTGTGGCAGGTCCTCTGGAGAGCATTTTCGAGTACAAAAGACAGCGCCAATAGCTTATCACGTATTGCCGTTCTGGCCAGAGATATGAGCGATGCCGGGGCCACGCTTGACCCTGCACAACAGGTCCTCGCCATTGAAGCCATTTTTGTCGACGGATGGGAgtccaaggccatggagaaCTGGAGGCGGTCTATCAGCACGTTGGGAGCCGAAGATTCAGAGACATTTCAGAACTTTTGGGAGCTTGGGGCAAGGATATACTGCCGTGTGGGTGATTTGGGCCAAGCGGAGAGAGCAATAAATAAGCTCCTCAGTCGCAATATGAGCCCACGTATCTTGCTTCCGCTTATCCGGACTTGCTGCAACCAGGGAACCGAAGAAGGCAAACAAAAGGCATGGACTGCCTACCGCCAAATGAGACAGCTTTTGGGCAAGGATATGGGGCTCTCAGACTACGACCAAGTAGTCGCATGTTTCTTGACTGCTCACCAAGTTGAGAATGCCTTGTATGCCTTTGTGGACATGATGAGTGAGGGCCAGATCGATCTGATGAGTCAAAAGTATATGCCTTCGTCCATTGCGAACAAATTCTTCCTGGGCAAATGGCTGAAGCGACTAATCGGCGCTGGCGACTTGGATGGTGCTTTCAGTGTGGTCGAGTTTATGAGAGGAAAGGGCGTGGAGGCGTCACCGATACAACTGAATGGACTTATTGGCGCTTGGCAGCGGTCAGGCAGTGCTGAGAATTTTGAAAAGGCCGATGTCCTGGGATGGCAGATGGTCGGATCTAGACTCAAATTTGTCGCTCTCAGAAAATCTCACGGTGAGGACTCCAGCAGCAATGACGCATCATCACCGGAATCAACCCTGATGAATATGCCACGTGCTACCATCGAGaccttctctcttcttgccgAAAACTATCGCATGCGAAATCTCCATGAACGGTTGGAGACCTTGTGGAATGCCTTCCGTGAAGCGCAGATTAGCCCAGACGCTTTCATGATGAACCAGCTTCTCGAGTCGCTTATTCAGGAGGGCCAGCCCCAAGAAGCACTGGCTCTCTACCACTCTCTCATAGAGAACAGCAAAGTTGTGCCCGATCCATATACGTTCAGCGCGCTTTGGAAGACAGTTGGGGCGAATCGTTATCACATGATAATGGAGCCCGAGACGCAAAGaaaggaggccgaggccacACGAGCCATGTTTAAAGAAACCGTCAAGCACAAGGACGTGTTCCAGCCCGATGGCATTGATGGGCAACTGGCTCGCAAAATCCTCCACACTTTCCGCCGCCTTCAAGATAACGCAGGCTTTCTCGTTGCCCTAGTCGTGTTTAAAGAGACGTTCCGATTCCTTCCTCCCGAGACGCTCGTCATGGAAATGGTCCTCGGTACCACCAAGCTCTCCTTGGATACGCCATCTCAACGCAGCAAGCTGATGAGGGCTAAGCGAGGGATTGACGGCGAGCTGCGAGCCTGGGCGGATTCCAACGGGGCGAGCCTAGAAGGCGACGAGGATCGCGGCGCTGCGTTATACGCCTTGTTGCAGAAGAAGTTTTGGCCTGCAAAGGGCAACGAAGAGGACAAACGGGAGATATTTGTGGAGGTGGCGACGCAAATGGGGGCACTTGAGTTGCTAGGATTGAAGAAGAGTGCTAGCAGAGGGTGAGAGTATGTTGTGTATGAATGATAATCTATAGATTGTACATTAGATATATGATGAATGACTGGATAGGCCATCTCCAAAGACAGGCGGGTTACTAGGATATAGACACTCACGAACACAATTTACTGTACCATAACATTTCTATGAATACCTCTTTACGCATAAGAAAGGAGCTTTCTACAACTTGTGAAGTTGATCACATTATTTCAAGCGATGTAATTGGTGCATCACATTAATCTAAATAGTTTCTGCTGGCAATCAATCTATTGTATATTAAAGCTATTCGTCTAAGATACCCATGGAACCCACCACCGAaatcctccttctcctgccTTGACTTTCCGGAACTCCAACGCTATGCAAAAATAATAGtgaaagaggaaaataaGTGAAGCAGTATTTgcttaatctttttttttcttctctcgtctCACGTCTCCTGTTCATCTTAATGCCCCCCCCTTCATGTCGAAAATCCGAACCCAGCTTTCATTAAGTAGGTCAAATCACCCGTGGAGCACGATAGTTACTCTCCTTCCTCGATTTTCCGTGCTTGCACTTTGCcagcggcgctgctgctacatGGACAGTATGATGTCTCGACTCCTACGTCAAGTCCATATCTtcgatgccgtcgtcgccCAGCCTATCACCAACTGAACTGAGACCTGAACTGGAAGCCCTTCTCATTTCTACAGTCCCAGGCTCGTCCCCGTTttgttgcggctgctgcttctcgtccCCATCTTCTTGATTTTCTATCGACTCTCGTGGTGTTGGTAATTCGGGAGCTTGCTGAGATATCCATTCGCCTATGCTGGTTATAGAGCCGCCTTCTACGAGGATCTCGTTGCCGTCTGTGTTTTTCCCAAAGATTGTGCCCTGCCatttggcatcgtcgccggTTTTGCTGTGCTTCTTTTTAAGAGCTGAAAAGCATGATATGTTAGCCAAATGTTTAAAA is a window encoding:
- a CDS encoding uncharacterized protein (EggNog:ENOG41), with the protein product MNNDAVPRSSARIPDRLSPPAIGPNNNTNDAEAGTHGRSRSRQRSRSSNGRQHKRRSKKKQNPGLAKKLGFLTHLLKTLDLVIFAELSSMYYMECVDITFLPLAVPKWPSLASFRRNPHTNPAPVI
- a CDS encoding uncharacterized protein (EggNog:ENOG41), which encodes MNNPEQTQNPTPNQSTRRRSSGFMPAFEGLSQHHQNANNSARRQSMTDQQSKPGIFGQLFHNTLGRNAK
- a CDS encoding uncharacterized protein (EggNog:ENOG41~SECRETED:SignalP(1-25)~TransMembrane:1 (o6-26i)) is translated as MPSSYRLYYLLFDLIILAIQSLMLSIHNQREGLRVALKTFRPLSNRVLEPIPGRSPEDLDAEERGVSRHDSGVTVNETDEIELQQLDRQGNGEGNGEGADERYDRSEQLQAVTGDNSNDESLRTHLSDIMSSGNAVLNEYHVIHTMKTALMKTGGSTALSLQAIGYRATMARIRTRRRGATLRNQITRPSN
- a CDS encoding uncharacterized protein (EggNog:ENOG41), producing the protein MSCRPILRDLRCRNDIVCRSCLTGRAKQPVQAWWAASYSSQASRTVSKARLRPQSRLNADITRQPTQAELAGYLEGLKRLQASEKKQSDGDDFSVRFFEQGDRSRKELSSEHAFGESLSGTETAELRDNLFNLGRGLRNPEERDAFGEVLNEMGGDWGKASSADDVEKLIAKLEDYARSIDDRIKEESTNLPRGVLEQLVGDVPELSLEEGTSSDGTRDSIPQVLINPDEITTNRRRKLNKFNSILTRFALAEKESGLKPKAVQSLYKAYHSTRLALAQNWRDVPPALWQVLWRAFSSTKDSANSLSRIAVLARDMSDAGATLDPAQQVLAIEAIFVDGWESKAMENWRRSISTLGAEDSETFQNFWELGARIYCRVGDLGQAERAINKLLSRNMSPRILLPLIRTCCNQGTEEGKQKAWTAYRQMRQLLGKDMGLSDYDQVVACFLTAHQVENALYAFVDMMSEGQIDLMSQKYMPSSIANKFFLGKWLKRLIGAGDLDGAFSVVEFMRGKGVEASPIQLNGLIGAWQRSGSAENFEKADVLGWQMVGSRLKFVALRKSHGEDSSSNDASSPESTLMNMPRATIETFSLLAENYRMRNLHERLETLWNAFREAQISPDAFMMNQLLESLIQEGQPQEALALYHSLIENSKVVPDPYTFSALWKTVGANRYHMIMEPETQRKEAEATRAMFKETVKHKDVFQPDGIDGQLARKILHTFRRLQDNAGFLVALVVFKETFRFLPPETLVMEMVLGTTKLSLDTPSQRSKLMRAKRGIDGELRAWADSNGASLEGDEDRGAALYALLQKKFWPAKGNEEDKREIFVEVATQMGALELLGLKKSASRG